Proteins from a genomic interval of Ferrovibrio terrae:
- a CDS encoding M81 family metallopeptidase yields MPRSYRIAIGGFMLESNGHAPVSTREEFEAAVLLEGEGLLADLASRNPRSPTTLTGFTGEMDRLADWERVPLVMAAVGASGPVDQDFFDWVMERLRKLLRDAGPVDAVFLSQHGAATATADIDPDGTVFRAVREIVGPDVPVVATLDLHANVSPAMVDLADILVAYRENPHTDMPERGADCARHLKAMLDGMKPYSAFVKLPFIPPSTSQNTKSGPYADVIAYGQKKVGPEAGLGVIDVSISSGFSLGDTPKNGMSVIVTATDMKQAEAVARDVASHCWSQRQRFTTNLTSLERCTEMALACSRDPARPALLFADVADNPGGGGRGNTAYILSAFHKAGVTGCAIGPVYDPLLAAEAHKLGIGASFEAKFNRDETTTFSEAFTAQGKVVALSDGLFVGRRGMAAGRTLDMGPAAVVQVDGIQVVVTTNRHQALDPMFFETFGIDITALRSLVVKSRGHFRAGFDEFYPDERIIEVDVPGLTTPMLKNVPWRQVPRPIYPLDPETEWAP; encoded by the coding sequence ATGCCGCGCAGTTATCGCATCGCCATTGGTGGCTTCATGCTGGAAAGCAACGGCCATGCGCCGGTTTCGACCCGCGAGGAGTTCGAGGCCGCCGTGCTGCTGGAGGGCGAAGGCCTGCTGGCCGATCTCGCCAGCCGCAATCCGCGCAGTCCGACCACGCTGACCGGTTTCACGGGTGAAATGGACCGCCTGGCCGACTGGGAACGCGTGCCGCTGGTGATGGCGGCCGTTGGCGCCTCGGGGCCGGTGGACCAGGACTTCTTCGACTGGGTGATGGAGCGCCTGCGCAAACTGCTGCGCGACGCCGGCCCGGTGGATGCGGTATTCCTGTCGCAGCATGGCGCGGCCACTGCGACGGCCGACATCGATCCCGATGGCACGGTGTTTCGTGCTGTGCGTGAAATCGTCGGACCCGATGTGCCGGTGGTGGCAACGCTGGATCTGCACGCCAATGTCAGCCCCGCGATGGTGGACCTTGCCGACATTCTGGTCGCCTATCGCGAGAATCCCCATACTGACATGCCGGAGCGCGGCGCCGATTGCGCGCGCCACCTGAAAGCCATGCTGGATGGCATGAAGCCGTATTCGGCCTTCGTGAAGCTGCCCTTCATTCCGCCGTCAACGAGCCAGAACACCAAGTCCGGGCCTTATGCCGATGTGATCGCCTATGGCCAGAAGAAGGTTGGCCCAGAAGCAGGCTTGGGCGTGATCGATGTGTCGATTTCCTCTGGCTTCTCGCTGGGCGATACGCCGAAGAACGGCATGTCCGTGATCGTGACGGCAACGGATATGAAGCAGGCGGAGGCCGTTGCCCGCGATGTTGCCAGCCATTGCTGGAGCCAGCGCCAGCGCTTCACCACCAATCTCACCAGCCTTGAGCGTTGCACGGAGATGGCGCTGGCCTGCAGTCGCGATCCGGCCAGACCCGCCCTGCTATTCGCAGACGTGGCCGACAATCCCGGCGGCGGCGGCCGTGGCAACACGGCTTATATCCTCAGCGCCTTCCACAAGGCAGGCGTCACCGGTTGCGCCATCGGGCCAGTGTATGACCCTCTGCTGGCCGCCGAGGCGCACAAACTCGGCATCGGCGCGAGTTTCGAGGCAAAGTTCAACCGCGACGAAACCACCACCTTCTCCGAAGCCTTCACTGCACAGGGCAAGGTCGTAGCACTGAGCGACGGGCTGTTTGTCGGCCGTCGCGGCATGGCGGCGGGCCGCACGCTGGATATGGGCCCGGCAGCGGTCGTGCAGGTCGACGGCATCCAGGTGGTTGTCACTACCAATCGCCACCAGGCGCTCGATCCGATGTTCTTTGAAACCTTCGGCATCGACATCACGGCCTTGCGCAGTCTGGTGGTGAAGTCGCGTGGCCATTTCCGCGCCGGCTTCGACGAGTTCTATCCCGATGAGCGCATCATCGAGGTGGATGTGCCCGGCCTGACCACACCGATGCTCAAAAACGTGCCCTGGCGCCAGGTGCCGCGGCCGATCTATCCGCTGGATCCGGAGACGGAATGGGCGCCATGA
- a CDS encoding zinc transporter ZntB yields the protein MDQQRGLIYGQQPGLRFAMILDGSGGAREIGWDEIRRWRPAQGALWVHLERDDPTTAKWLREESGLDMVVCDALLAEESRPRVQETNTGLIAVLRGVNRDPHENTLDLVPIHFWADEHRMISLRDKDHYLHALRDIREDLGEGQGPLHIGHLLTKVARRVFKYIEPVLEQLEDEVDAFDHQIEECDVREARGELSDMRRRVISLRRYMAPQREAMFRLQGATGNWISPRDRQRLRELTDKVLRSVETLDSLRDRLTILHEDLTTLMSEQIAATTNRLTALTAILLPPSLIAGLLGVNVAGIPFADEPWAFAAVCGITLGLLVAEVALLRKMKWL from the coding sequence ATGGACCAGCAGCGCGGATTGATTTACGGCCAGCAGCCCGGCCTGCGCTTCGCCATGATTCTGGATGGCTCTGGCGGCGCGCGCGAGATTGGCTGGGATGAAATCCGGCGGTGGCGACCAGCCCAGGGAGCACTCTGGGTGCATCTGGAACGCGACGATCCGACCACGGCCAAGTGGTTGCGTGAAGAAAGCGGCCTGGACATGGTGGTCTGTGACGCGCTGCTGGCCGAAGAGTCGCGGCCGCGCGTTCAGGAAACCAATACCGGCCTGATTGCCGTGCTGCGCGGCGTCAATCGCGATCCGCATGAGAATACGCTCGATCTGGTGCCGATTCATTTCTGGGCCGACGAGCATCGCATGATCTCGCTGCGCGACAAGGATCATTACCTGCACGCTTTGCGCGATATCCGCGAAGACCTGGGTGAGGGGCAGGGGCCGCTGCATATCGGGCATCTGCTGACCAAGGTCGCCCGTCGCGTCTTCAAGTATATCGAACCGGTGCTTGAGCAGCTTGAGGACGAAGTGGATGCCTTCGATCATCAGATCGAAGAATGCGACGTGCGCGAAGCGCGTGGCGAACTCAGCGACATGCGGCGGCGCGTGATTTCGTTGCGCCGCTATATGGCGCCGCAACGCGAAGCGATGTTCCGCCTGCAGGGCGCGACCGGCAACTGGATTTCGCCGCGTGACCGCCAGCGCCTGCGCGAGCTTACCGATAAAGTGTTGCGCAGCGTGGAAACGCTGGATTCACTGCGCGATCGCCTCACCATCCTGCATGAAGACCTGACCACGCTGATGAGCGAGCAGATTGCTGCGACCACCAATCGCCTGACCGCGCTGACCGCCATCCTGCTGCCGCCCAGCCTGATCGCCGGTCTGCTCGGCGTGAATGTCGCCGGCATTCCCTTTGCCGACGAGCCTTGGGCCTTTGCAGCGGTGTGCGGGATCACGCTTGGGTTGCTGGTCGCCGAAGTGGCGCTGCTGCGCAAGATGAAGTGGCTCTGA
- a CDS encoding sulfite oxidase-like oxidoreductase, with protein MSDDYKPGLLGQIKDKLIASKQQWAKDGRLLTGEASSPDKRRLPPGQRLTRDWPVLDLGVQPNILLDRWQLTVGGLVEKPLKLNWNDFLDLPQSDTVSDIHCVTAWSRYDNKWSGVLARDFLKAVRPRPEVKHVVFQSYDGYATNVTLEMFSAADVLLAHSWEGGPLTREHGGPVRIVMPQFYFWKSAKWVKHIAFLDRDAPGYWEVRGYHNTGNPWKEERYG; from the coding sequence ATGAGCGACGACTACAAGCCCGGACTGCTCGGCCAGATCAAGGACAAGCTGATCGCCTCCAAACAGCAATGGGCCAAGGATGGCCGGCTGCTGACCGGCGAGGCCTCGTCACCCGACAAGCGCCGCTTGCCGCCGGGCCAGCGCCTGACGCGCGACTGGCCGGTGCTCGATCTCGGCGTGCAGCCCAACATCCTGCTGGATCGCTGGCAGCTCACGGTCGGTGGCCTGGTGGAAAAGCCGCTCAAGCTGAACTGGAATGATTTCCTCGACCTGCCGCAGAGCGACACGGTCTCGGACATTCATTGCGTCACCGCCTGGTCGCGCTACGACAACAAGTGGTCGGGCGTGCTGGCGCGCGACTTCCTCAAGGCCGTGCGGCCCCGGCCCGAAGTGAAGCATGTCGTGTTTCAGTCCTATGACGGCTATGCCACCAATGTGACGCTGGAAATGTTTTCCGCCGCGGACGTGCTGCTGGCGCATTCCTGGGAAGGTGGACCGCTGACCCGCGAGCATGGCGGACCGGTGCGGATCGTGATGCCGCAATTCTATTTCTGGAAATCCGCCAAGTGGGTTAAGCATATCGCGTTTCTGGATCGCGATGCGCCGGGCTATTGGGAAGTGCGCGGCTATCACAATACCGGCAACCCGTGGAAAGAAGAGCGGTACGGCTGA
- the smpB gene encoding SsrA-binding protein SmpB encodes MPQQPRTVAENRRARYDFHLDDTYDAGVVLVGSEVKSLRDGRASIQDAYAAEQGGEIWLINSHIPEFHGANRFNHEPRRHRKLLLKHREIDKLIGALQRGGVTLVPLTIYFDERGRAKVKIALARGKKLHDKRASEKERDWKREQHRLLKTKD; translated from the coding sequence ATGCCGCAGCAACCGCGCACGGTGGCCGAAAACCGCCGGGCGCGCTACGACTTTCATCTGGATGACACCTACGACGCCGGCGTGGTTCTGGTCGGCTCGGAGGTGAAGAGTCTGCGCGATGGTCGCGCCAGCATCCAGGATGCCTACGCTGCCGAACAGGGCGGCGAAATCTGGCTGATCAACTCGCATATTCCCGAGTTTCATGGCGCCAACCGCTTCAATCACGAACCGCGGCGTCATCGCAAGCTGCTGCTCAAGCATCGCGAGATCGACAAGCTGATCGGCGCCCTGCAGCGCGGCGGCGTGACTTTGGTGCCGCTGACCATATATTTCGACGAACGTGGCCGCGCCAAGGTGAAGATCGCGCTGGCACGCGGCAAGAAGCTGCATGACAAGCGTGCGTCCGAGAAAGAGCGCGACTGGAAGCGCGAGCAGCACCGGCTGCTGAAGACCAAGGACTAG
- the dapA gene encoding 4-hydroxy-tetrahydrodipicolinate synthase has translation MFKGSFVALITPFKKGQVDEKAFGDFVEWQIAQGTHGLVPVGTTGESPTLSHDEHKRVVEICIEVAHGRVPVMAGTGSNSTDEAIELTQHAQEAGADAALIVTPYYNKPSQAGLYAHYKAIHDATKIPIFIYNIPPRCIIDMSVETMAALSKLPRIRGVKDATGNLERPLLQRIASGTKFCQLDGDDTTALGFNTHGGTGCISVTGNIAPRLVSQMQEASLAGEQAKALAIQEKLMPLHKALFAEPSPGPVKYAAAMLGICSDEVRLPMARPSKATTDRVKALVKQLGLVGPKAKGGKSAAKAKGGKKKKK, from the coding sequence ATGTTCAAGGGCTCTTTCGTCGCACTCATCACCCCGTTCAAAAAGGGGCAGGTGGACGAGAAAGCGTTCGGCGATTTCGTCGAATGGCAGATTGCCCAGGGTACGCACGGCCTGGTGCCGGTCGGCACCACGGGCGAATCCCCGACACTGAGCCATGACGAGCATAAGCGCGTGGTGGAAATCTGCATCGAGGTGGCGCACGGCCGCGTTCCGGTGATGGCCGGTACCGGTTCGAACTCGACCGACGAGGCGATCGAGCTGACCCAGCATGCCCAGGAAGCCGGAGCCGATGCCGCACTCATCGTGACGCCGTACTACAACAAGCCCAGCCAAGCTGGACTGTACGCCCATTACAAGGCGATCCACGACGCGACCAAGATTCCGATCTTCATCTACAACATCCCGCCACGCTGCATCATCGACATGTCGGTCGAGACCATGGCCGCGCTATCGAAGTTGCCGCGCATCCGTGGCGTCAAGGACGCCACCGGCAACCTGGAGCGTCCGCTGCTGCAGCGTATCGCATCGGGCACGAAATTCTGCCAGCTGGATGGCGACGACACCACCGCGCTGGGGTTCAATACCCATGGCGGCACCGGCTGTATTTCGGTGACCGGCAATATCGCGCCCAGGCTGGTGTCGCAGATGCAGGAAGCCAGTCTCGCCGGTGAACAGGCCAAGGCGCTGGCGATCCAGGAAAAGCTGATGCCGCTGCACAAGGCTTTGTTCGCCGAGCCCAGCCCGGGCCCGGTGAAATATGCGGCTGCGATGCTGGGCATCTGCTCCGACGAGGTGCGTCTGCCGATGGCACGGCCGTCCAAGGCGACAACCGATCGCGTCAAGGCATTGGTCAAGCAGCTCGGTCTTGTCGGTCCGAAGGCCAAGGGTGGCAAGTCCGCTGCCAAGGCCAAGGGCGGCAAGAAAAAGAAGAAGTAG
- a CDS encoding lytic transglycosylase domain-containing protein, whose product MAALLAGLCLVGIAPAIARQPVPETKPAPELASSSTAAPVPLAKPRRGTPPARPEQTRLPAQHEILSATDREIGRKALQEAAAFRFDAARRIAATAREPMIAQLTRWLWLQTANSGASFEEITQFISTKPDWPAREALLRRAEEAIDGATPEGRVLAWFDTHPPETGLGLLRLGETLLRLGREKDAFPVMRRAWVDGNLSQRDEKVLWNEFGNRFTLADHAARADRLLWDGNIEAARRMLPRLGEEARQLAETRIALANNVPGAEKMVTALPAHLRDDGGLNYDRIRWQRKRGMSDGVEALLYNAPDDLGRAEKWWVERHFRARKAMAEGRISEAYRLAAGHGVSGGAAMAEAEWLAGWIALRLLQEPRAALKHFTTLQDAVRFPVSQSRAAYWLGRTHMALGDTERARQSYAQAALHGTTFYGQLAAHELNPKQTLDLPDAIQPTAEQARQFQRREVVRASQILVELDQEERLRPFIMRLAITAVTPEEHKLVAQLARNLRRVDLAVASSKRSARQGIILLHEAFPLVEPMLRVDEPETALVLALSRQESEFNQTAVSPAGARGLMQLMPATAKGVAKELKLGFDQGQLTQNAGYNVQLGSHYLKGLLRNWDNNFVLALAGYNAGEARVRRWIQDWGDPRQANVDVIDWIELIPFSETRNYVQRVLESVQVYRHLLHNQPGTVDRIYIDMRGTPRQACSTPSC is encoded by the coding sequence ATGGCAGCCCTGCTTGCCGGGCTGTGCCTTGTCGGAATCGCTCCGGCCATCGCCCGCCAGCCGGTTCCGGAAACCAAACCCGCCCCGGAACTGGCCTCAAGCAGCACGGCTGCTCCGGTACCTTTGGCCAAGCCGCGACGCGGCACACCGCCGGCACGGCCCGAGCAGACCCGCCTGCCGGCCCAGCATGAAATCCTCAGCGCCACCGATCGCGAGATCGGACGTAAAGCCCTGCAGGAGGCCGCCGCCTTCCGCTTCGACGCCGCGCGGCGCATAGCCGCCACGGCCAGGGAGCCGATGATCGCCCAGCTGACCCGCTGGCTCTGGCTGCAGACCGCGAACAGCGGCGCCAGCTTCGAGGAGATCACCCAGTTCATCAGTACCAAGCCCGACTGGCCGGCCCGCGAAGCGCTGCTGCGCCGTGCCGAGGAAGCCATTGACGGTGCCACGCCCGAGGGCCGCGTCCTCGCCTGGTTCGACACGCATCCGCCGGAAACCGGCCTCGGCCTGCTGCGGCTGGGCGAAACGCTGTTGCGACTTGGCCGAGAGAAGGATGCCTTTCCGGTCATGCGGCGCGCCTGGGTCGACGGAAACCTGTCGCAGCGCGACGAGAAGGTGCTGTGGAACGAATTCGGCAACCGCTTCACGCTGGCCGATCATGCCGCGCGCGCTGATCGCCTGCTGTGGGATGGCAATATCGAGGCCGCGCGCCGCATGCTGCCGCGCCTCGGCGAAGAGGCCCGTCAACTGGCCGAAACCCGTATCGCGCTGGCCAACAACGTGCCGGGCGCCGAAAAGATGGTGACCGCCCTGCCCGCGCATCTGCGCGACGATGGCGGCCTCAATTACGACCGCATCCGCTGGCAGCGCAAGCGCGGCATGAGCGATGGCGTCGAAGCCCTGCTCTACAACGCTCCGGATGATCTCGGCCGCGCCGAGAAATGGTGGGTTGAACGTCATTTCCGCGCCCGCAAGGCGATGGCCGAAGGCCGCATCTCGGAAGCTTATCGTCTGGCTGCCGGTCATGGCGTATCGGGCGGCGCCGCGATGGCCGAGGCCGAATGGCTGGCCGGCTGGATCGCGCTGCGCCTGCTGCAGGAGCCCAGAGCTGCACTGAAGCATTTCACCACCCTGCAGGACGCCGTGCGCTTTCCGGTCAGCCAGTCGCGTGCCGCCTACTGGCTCGGCCGCACCCACATGGCATTGGGCGATACCGAACGGGCGCGCCAGTCGTATGCCCAGGCGGCACTGCATGGCACCACCTTCTATGGCCAGCTGGCCGCCCATGAGCTCAACCCCAAACAGACACTCGACCTCCCGGATGCGATCCAGCCTACGGCAGAGCAGGCGCGCCAGTTCCAGCGCCGTGAAGTGGTGCGGGCGTCGCAGATCCTGGTCGAACTCGATCAGGAAGAGCGACTCCGCCCCTTCATCATGCGTCTGGCCATCACCGCAGTGACGCCGGAAGAGCACAAACTGGTCGCGCAGCTCGCGCGCAACCTGCGCCGTGTCGATCTCGCGGTGGCATCCAGCAAGCGTTCCGCACGTCAGGGCATCATCCTGCTGCATGAGGCTTTTCCGCTGGTCGAACCGATGCTCCGCGTCGATGAACCGGAAACCGCCCTGGTGCTGGCATTGTCACGGCAGGAAAGCGAATTCAACCAAACCGCCGTTTCGCCGGCTGGCGCGCGTGGCCTGATGCAGCTGATGCCAGCTACCGCCAAGGGCGTGGCCAAGGAACTCAAGCTCGGTTTCGATCAGGGCCAGCTGACGCAGAATGCCGGCTACAACGTGCAACTCGGCTCGCATTACCTGAAAGGCCTGTTGCGCAACTGGGACAACAACTTCGTCCTGGCACTGGCTGGTTACAATGCCGGCGAGGCGCGCGTGCGCCGCTGGATCCAGGATTGGGGCGATCCGCGGCAGGCGAATGTCGACGTGATCGACTGGATCGAACTGATTCCCTTCTCCGAAACCCGCAATTATGTGCAGCGGGTGCTGGAAAGCGTGCAGGTCTATCGCCATCTCCTGCATAACCAGCCGGGGACAGTGGACCGTATCTACATCGACATGCGCGGCACGCCTCGGCAAGCCTGCAGCACACCATCCTGTTGA
- a CDS encoding haloacid dehalogenase type II — protein MTRAEGIKACLFDAYGTLFDVNFAARALADELGPHWQPLAETWRAKQLNYSWLRSLMGAHVDFRQVTADALDFALEDRGLQDAGLRQRLLDLYLNLACYPEVPAMLQQLKDAGFVTGILSNGAPAMLEAACRSAGIDTLIDHLISVEDVGIYKPDPRIYRLAMEKLVLPAHAIAFHSSNGWDIHAGKRAGFYAIWINRSGQPAERLPNPPDVVLRGLAEVPGILGPAA, from the coding sequence ATGACACGCGCTGAGGGAATCAAGGCCTGCCTGTTCGACGCTTACGGCACATTGTTCGATGTGAATTTCGCCGCGCGCGCCCTGGCCGATGAACTGGGGCCGCACTGGCAGCCACTGGCCGAAACCTGGCGCGCCAAGCAGCTGAATTACTCCTGGCTGCGCAGCCTGATGGGCGCTCACGTCGATTTCCGGCAAGTTACCGCCGATGCCCTCGATTTCGCGCTGGAAGATCGCGGCCTGCAGGATGCCGGCCTGCGGCAGCGCCTGCTCGACCTGTACCTGAACCTCGCCTGCTATCCGGAAGTCCCGGCCATGCTGCAGCAGCTGAAGGACGCCGGCTTTGTCACCGGCATCCTGTCGAACGGCGCGCCCGCAATGCTGGAGGCAGCCTGCCGTTCGGCTGGCATCGATACGCTGATCGATCACCTGATCTCGGTGGAGGATGTTGGCATTTACAAGCCCGACCCCCGCATCTATCGGCTGGCGATGGAAAAGCTCGTTCTGCCGGCACATGCCATTGCCTTCCACAGCAGCAACGGATGGGACATCCATGCCGGCAAGCGCGCCGGCTTTTACGCGATCTGGATCAACCGCAGCGGCCAGCCGGCCGAACGCCTGCCCAATCCACCCGATGTCGTGTTGCGCGGCCTGGCCGAGGTGCCGGGCATATTGGGTCCCGCCGCATGA
- a CDS encoding alpha/beta fold hydrolase: protein MIAEFRENHFHSHDGLRLYYRDYGDRTGPRTPLLCLSGLTRNSNDFHEFALRHAATRRVICLDYRGRGRSAHDPDPMHYEVPVYLDDIQHLLAVTHIRRVIVTGTSLGGIIAMALGMVIPTLLAGVILNDIGPDVKEDGRQRIAGYVGQAVHVPDWTAAIAHIRKGYGAAFPVMDDAGWKRIARGTFIETAAGRGLALAYDLNISVALREQAKVALPDLWPLFRSLRPLPVLALRGALSDILTADTFIRMKREHAGMIAVTVPDVGHVPMLDEPAAETAIDAFLADL from the coding sequence ATGATCGCCGAATTCCGCGAGAACCATTTCCATAGCCATGACGGCCTGCGGCTGTACTACCGCGATTACGGCGACCGCACAGGTCCACGCACGCCACTGCTCTGCCTGTCCGGCCTGACACGCAATTCAAACGACTTCCATGAATTCGCGCTGCGGCATGCGGCAACGCGGCGCGTGATCTGCCTCGACTATCGCGGCCGTGGTCGTTCCGCCCACGACCCGGACCCGATGCATTACGAAGTGCCGGTCTATCTGGACGACATCCAGCATCTTCTGGCGGTAACGCATATCCGCCGCGTGATCGTGACCGGCACATCGCTGGGCGGCATCATCGCCATGGCATTGGGCATGGTGATTCCCACGCTACTGGCCGGCGTGATCCTGAACGACATCGGCCCCGATGTAAAAGAAGACGGCCGCCAGCGGATTGCCGGTTATGTCGGCCAGGCCGTGCATGTGCCGGACTGGACCGCCGCCATCGCCCATATTCGTAAGGGGTATGGCGCGGCGTTCCCGGTGATGGACGATGCTGGCTGGAAACGCATCGCACGCGGCACCTTCATCGAGACGGCCGCCGGTAGAGGGCTTGCGCTGGCCTATGACCTGAATATTTCGGTGGCGCTGCGCGAACAGGCCAAGGTTGCACTGCCTGATCTGTGGCCGCTGTTCCGCAGCCTGCGCCCCCTGCCGGTGCTGGCCCTGCGCGGGGCGCTGTCGGATATCCTCACCGCCGATACCTTCATTCGCATGAAGCGCGAGCATGCCGGCATGATTGCCGTGACCGTGCCCGATGTCGGCCACGTCCCGATGCTGGATGAACCGGCAGCCGAAACCGCCATCGATGCCTTTCTGGCAGACCTGTAA
- a CDS encoding threonine ammonia-lyase has protein sequence MNAPAKLPALPTVSDVEDAARQLRGVAIRTPLLESQFLNERLGGRLLIKAEPLQVSGSFKFRGAYNRISRLNAEERKRGIVAFSSGNHAQACAWASRITGTPAVIVMPSDAPKIKISNTRAYGAEVVLYDRHKEDREAIGRRYSDERGMTLVPPFNDPYIISGQGTIGLEIAAQCAERDIKPDAVLAPASGGGLISGISLAIKDRLPGTDVYCAEPDQFDDIDLSLKAGKIVDHAGKGTTFCDALMAPHPGDITFGVMSRNLKGAVSATDAEVEIAMATAFNYFKLVVEPGGAAALASVLNGKVPCANRTVVVVCSGGNVDSSLYSAIIARTPPV, from the coding sequence ATGAACGCGCCTGCAAAACTGCCTGCCCTGCCCACCGTCAGCGATGTCGAGGATGCCGCTCGCCAGCTGCGCGGCGTTGCCATCCGCACCCCGTTGCTGGAAAGCCAGTTCCTCAACGAGCGCCTGGGTGGCCGCCTGCTGATCAAGGCAGAACCGCTTCAGGTCAGCGGCTCATTCAAGTTCCGTGGCGCGTATAACCGGATCAGCCGGCTGAATGCCGAAGAACGCAAACGCGGCATCGTCGCCTTCTCGTCCGGCAATCACGCACAGGCCTGCGCTTGGGCTTCCAGGATCACCGGCACGCCGGCCGTGATCGTGATGCCGAGCGACGCGCCGAAGATCAAGATCAGCAACACCCGCGCCTATGGCGCCGAGGTGGTGCTGTATGATCGCCACAAGGAAGATCGCGAAGCCATCGGCCGGCGCTATTCGGATGAGCGCGGCATGACACTCGTACCGCCGTTCAACGATCCCTATATCATCAGCGGCCAAGGCACTATCGGCCTGGAGATCGCCGCGCAATGCGCCGAGCGCGACATCAAGCCCGATGCCGTGCTGGCGCCGGCGTCTGGCGGCGGACTCATCTCCGGCATCTCGCTGGCAATCAAGGACCGCCTGCCGGGCACCGATGTCTACTGCGCCGAACCCGACCAGTTCGACGATATCGATCTCTCGCTGAAGGCCGGCAAGATCGTTGATCATGCCGGCAAAGGCACAACCTTCTGCGATGCGCTGATGGCACCGCACCCGGGCGACATCACCTTCGGCGTGATGAGCCGTAACCTGAAAGGCGCGGTTTCCGCGACGGACGCCGAAGTCGAGATCGCCATGGCCACCGCTTTCAACTACTTCAAGCTCGTGGTCGAACCCGGTGGTGCGGCGGCTCTGGCCTCTGTGCTGAATGGCAAGGTGCCGTGCGCTAACCGCACGGTGGTCGTGGTCTGTTCGGGCGGAAATGTTGACTCCTCGCTTTACTCCGCCATCATCGCCCGCACGCCGCCGGTCTAA
- the pcaF gene encoding 3-oxoadipyl-CoA thiolase has translation MTEAFICDAIRTPVGRYGGSLSSVRADDLGAVPIKALMQRNPAVDWEAIDDVIYGCANQAGEDNRNVARMSLLLAGLPEKVSGATVNRLCGSGLEATGAGARGIKTGEFDLVITGGVESMSRAPFVMGKAESAFSRTAEIYDTTIGWRFVNKLMKQKFGVDSMPETAENVAEQYQINRADQDAFALRSQQRALSAIKLGLFEAEITSVTIPSRKGDPVVVDRDEHPRDTSIEALAKLPTPFRQGGTVTAGNASGVNDGAAALILASEAAAKKHGLTPRGRVIATATAGVAPRVMGIGPVPATEKVLAKAGLSIRDMDVIELNEAFAAQALAVLRQLNVPDDATYVNPNGGAIAIGHPLGMSGARLVTTALNQLERTGGRYALCTMCIGVGQGIAMVIERV, from the coding sequence ATGACCGAGGCATTCATCTGTGACGCCATTCGTACGCCGGTTGGCCGCTATGGCGGTTCGCTGTCAAGCGTACGCGCCGACGATCTCGGCGCCGTGCCAATCAAGGCACTGATGCAGCGCAATCCGGCCGTCGACTGGGAAGCCATCGACGACGTGATCTATGGCTGCGCCAACCAGGCCGGCGAAGACAACCGCAATGTCGCCCGCATGTCGCTGTTGCTGGCCGGTCTGCCCGAAAAGGTGTCGGGCGCGACGGTCAATCGTCTGTGTGGTTCCGGCCTGGAAGCTACCGGTGCAGGTGCCCGCGGCATCAAGACCGGCGAGTTCGATCTCGTTATCACCGGTGGCGTGGAAAGCATGAGCCGTGCCCCCTTCGTGATGGGCAAGGCCGAGAGCGCTTTCTCGCGCACCGCCGAAATCTATGACACCACCATCGGCTGGCGCTTCGTCAACAAGCTGATGAAGCAGAAGTTCGGTGTCGACTCCATGCCGGAGACGGCCGAGAACGTCGCCGAGCAGTATCAGATCAATCGCGCCGACCAGGATGCGTTCGCGCTTCGCAGCCAGCAGCGTGCGCTGAGTGCGATCAAGCTCGGCCTGTTCGAGGCCGAGATCACCTCGGTGACGATCCCGAGCCGCAAGGGCGACCCGGTGGTCGTGGACCGCGACGAGCATCCGCGCGACACCTCCATCGAGGCACTGGCCAAGCTGCCGACGCCGTTCCGCCAGGGCGGCACGGTCACTGCCGGCAATGCCTCGGGCGTGAATGACGGCGCTGCCGCGCTGATCCTCGCGTCCGAAGCGGCCGCCAAGAAGCATGGCCTGACGCCGCGCGGCCGCGTGATCGCCACGGCGACCGCTGGCGTGGCGCCGCGCGTGATGGGCATCGGCCCCGTGCCCGCCACCGAGAAGGTGCTGGCCAAGGCCGGGCTTTCCATTCGTGACATGGACGTGATCGAGCTGAACGAAGCTTTCGCCGCCCAGGCGCTGGCCGTACTGCGCCAGCTCAACGTGCCGGACGATGCCACTTACGTGAATCCGAATGGCGGCGCGATTGCCATCGGCCATCCGCTCGGCATGAGCGGTGCCCGCCTCGTCACCACGGCGCTGAATCAGCTGGAACGCACCGGCGGCCGCTATGCGCTCTGCACGATGTGCATCGGCGTCGGCCAGGGCATCGCCATGGTGATCGAACGCGTCTGA